From a region of the Corallococcus coralloides DSM 2259 genome:
- a CDS encoding carbonic anhydrase, with protein sequence MNTGGSERSTVGPLRASVTAVTPYDKIFENNKAWAEEQLRSDPDYFTKLSVSQQPDFLYIGCSDSRVPANQIMGLAPGDVFVHRNVANLVNNVDLNVMSVINYAVRQLDVKHIIVCGHYGCGGVRAAMQPKDLGILNPWLRNIRDVYRFHKQELDGIADETKRYERLVELNVLEQSINIIKTAAVQKSYLTRGFPIVHSWVFDLRNGLIQDLKLDFVQTLHNIQEVYDLTKE encoded by the coding sequence GTGAACACTGGTGGAAGTGAGCGCTCGACGGTGGGGCCCCTGCGTGCGAGCGTCACGGCCGTGACGCCCTACGACAAGATCTTCGAGAACAACAAGGCCTGGGCGGAGGAGCAGCTCCGCTCGGATCCGGACTACTTCACCAAGCTGTCGGTGTCGCAGCAGCCGGACTTCCTCTACATCGGGTGCTCGGACAGCCGCGTGCCCGCGAACCAGATCATGGGGCTGGCGCCAGGTGACGTCTTCGTTCACCGCAACGTCGCCAACCTGGTCAACAACGTCGACCTGAACGTGATGTCGGTCATCAACTACGCCGTCCGGCAGCTGGATGTGAAGCACATCATCGTCTGCGGCCACTACGGCTGCGGCGGCGTCCGCGCGGCGATGCAGCCCAAGGACCTGGGCATCCTCAACCCCTGGCTGCGCAACATCCGGGACGTGTACCGGTTCCACAAGCAGGAGCTGGACGGCATCGCGGACGAGACGAAGCGCTACGAGCGGCTGGTGGAGCTCAACGTCCTGGAGCAGAGCATCAACATCATCAAGACGGCCGCCGTGCAGAAGTCCTACCTGACACGAGGCTTCCCCATCGTGCACTCGTGGGTGTTCGACCTGCGCAACGGCCTCATCCAGGACCTGAAGCTGGACTTCGTCCAGACGCTCCACAACATCCAGGAGGTCTACGACCTCACGAAGGAGTGA
- a CDS encoding NAD(P)/FAD-dependent oxidoreductase: MNAPSSTRREASPSLKPSSASEHHRVLIIGGGTAGLTVAARLRRKGVRGVAVIEPSAQHFYQPLWTLVGAGAADIASTVRSEADYIPKGTRWIQDRAEEVDPVRQQVLTRGGARLTYDFLVVAPGIQLDWDRVRGLREALKTPYVSSNYDFRLAPKTWEMVRAFQGGTALFTHPATPVKCAGAPQKIMYLVADHLRRSGLTGKSRVVFGSGAKALFGVQPYARVLEGVVDRYGIQTHFSHDLVEVRAHSREAIFAVTRDGRREWVTLGYDLLHVTPPQSAPDFIKRSALAHQDGPNAGWVKAHKHTLQHPDHPNVFAIGDASDLPTSRTGAAIRAEAPVLVENLVAVMEGREPTARYDGYASCPLVTGYGRMLLAEFDYDGRPAPSLPFINTFVERRDLWLLKKYGLPRLYWDWMLRGRA; this comes from the coding sequence ATGAACGCTCCCTCATCCACACGGCGCGAGGCGTCTCCCTCCCTCAAGCCTTCCTCCGCCTCCGAGCACCACCGCGTGCTGATCATCGGCGGCGGCACCGCGGGCCTCACGGTCGCGGCGCGGCTGCGGCGCAAGGGCGTGCGGGGCGTCGCCGTGATCGAGCCCTCGGCGCAGCACTTCTACCAGCCGCTGTGGACGCTGGTGGGCGCTGGCGCCGCGGACATCGCGAGCACCGTGCGGTCGGAGGCGGACTACATCCCGAAGGGGACGCGGTGGATCCAGGACCGCGCGGAGGAGGTGGACCCCGTCCGTCAGCAGGTGCTCACGCGGGGCGGCGCGCGGCTGACCTATGACTTCCTGGTGGTCGCTCCCGGCATCCAGCTGGACTGGGACCGGGTGCGCGGCCTGCGCGAGGCGCTGAAGACGCCGTACGTGTCCAGCAACTACGACTTCCGGCTCGCGCCGAAGACGTGGGAGATGGTGCGGGCGTTCCAGGGGGGCACGGCCCTGTTCACCCATCCGGCCACGCCCGTGAAGTGCGCGGGGGCGCCGCAGAAGATCATGTACCTGGTGGCGGACCACCTGCGCCGCAGCGGGCTCACCGGGAAGTCGCGCGTCGTCTTCGGCTCGGGGGCCAAGGCGCTCTTCGGGGTGCAGCCCTACGCGCGGGTGCTGGAGGGCGTCGTGGACCGCTACGGCATCCAGACGCACTTCAGCCACGACCTGGTGGAGGTGCGCGCGCACAGCCGTGAAGCGATCTTCGCGGTGACGCGCGACGGGCGCCGGGAGTGGGTGACGCTGGGGTATGACCTCCTGCACGTCACGCCGCCGCAGAGCGCGCCGGACTTCATCAAGCGCAGCGCGCTGGCCCATCAGGACGGCCCGAACGCAGGCTGGGTCAAGGCGCACAAGCACACGCTCCAGCACCCCGACCATCCGAACGTCTTCGCCATTGGAGACGCGAGCGACCTGCCCACGTCGCGCACGGGCGCCGCCATCCGGGCGGAGGCGCCGGTGCTCGTGGAGAACCTGGTGGCCGTGATGGAGGGGCGCGAGCCCACGGCCCGGTACGACGGCTATGCGTCCTGTCCGCTGGTGACGGGCTACGGGCGGATGCTGCTCGCCGAGTTCGACTATGACGGCCGGCCCGCGCCGAGCCTGCCGTTCATCAACACGTTCGTGGAGCGCCGCGACCTGTGGCTGCTCAAGAAGTACGGCCTGCCGCGCCTGTACTGGGACTGGATGCTCCGTGGTCGCGCGTGA
- a CDS encoding DUF6691 family protein, with the protein MRSSLFAFLSGLLFALGLELGGMTDPAKVLAFLDVAGDWDFRLALVMGGAIAVHAPLRRLILRRERPLFAATFPSFPRQRVEAGLVGGAALFGVGWGLAGYCPGPALTSLTSGAVGAWVFVPAMLVGMAVARRLSAWRRVKPVDPPEAVRA; encoded by the coding sequence ATGCGTTCTTCTCTCTTCGCGTTCCTGAGCGGATTGCTCTTCGCCCTCGGGCTGGAGCTGGGCGGCATGACGGACCCGGCGAAGGTCCTGGCCTTCCTCGACGTCGCGGGCGACTGGGACTTCCGGCTCGCGCTGGTGATGGGCGGTGCCATCGCCGTGCACGCGCCGCTGCGGCGCCTCATCCTCCGTCGCGAGCGGCCCCTGTTCGCCGCGACGTTCCCGTCCTTTCCCCGTCAGCGGGTGGAGGCCGGGCTCGTGGGCGGCGCGGCGCTCTTTGGCGTGGGGTGGGGGCTCGCTGGCTACTGCCCCGGGCCCGCGCTCACGTCGCTCACGAGCGGTGCCGTGGGGGCGTGGGTGTTCGTGCCGGCCATGCTCGTGGGGATGGCCGTGGCCCGGCGCCTGTCCGCGTGGCGGCGGGTGAAGCCCGTGGATCCGCCAGAGGCCGTGCGCGCGTAG